The Actinocatenispora sera genome has a window encoding:
- a CDS encoding Wadjet anti-phage system protein JetD domain-containing protein, whose translation MPPPDMRTPQQVRTLLAARFRRDYPSWAQRRGSWPLHISLQEPGTAQRRADPVACHAWADSWRDYPGPGTVTWANRDFRTGVHPMPKTLVLARAYDVAAADPGTATVWQRCGARLAELTRHFPDARLGPLVRRITELADADHRRLVTTASWLRANPSSGMLLRQLPIEGIDTKWLQRHAPLVLALLGDDPDASTAADPDTGPASGPGPDAGPNPGPGSDAGTGDAGATADDTGAGATARLRLYRRLGLRVPPELIQVAVLDPELRHQIGGMRHLAASTDDLNRWEQTPDTVVILEAKETGYAVTTDHPGAVILHGQGFSVAAYARIGWVRTARRVIYWGDLDLPGLHFVDDLRGHGIDARTILTDRATLDRYRHLAVDGAGTTRSSLPHLTPDEMALYRHLAEHAAATGTGLLLEQERILWPDAYRALVEAMASPSEPAAARP comes from the coding sequence GTGCCACCGCCTGACATGCGTACCCCGCAACAGGTACGGACGCTGCTGGCCGCGCGCTTCCGCCGCGACTACCCGAGCTGGGCGCAGCGGCGCGGGAGCTGGCCGCTGCACATCTCGCTGCAGGAGCCCGGTACCGCGCAACGGCGAGCGGACCCGGTCGCCTGCCACGCCTGGGCCGACAGCTGGCGTGACTACCCCGGGCCAGGCACCGTGACCTGGGCCAACCGCGACTTCCGGACCGGCGTGCACCCGATGCCGAAGACCCTCGTCCTGGCCCGGGCGTACGACGTCGCCGCGGCCGATCCGGGCACGGCGACGGTGTGGCAACGCTGCGGCGCACGGCTCGCCGAGTTGACCCGCCACTTCCCCGACGCGCGGCTCGGCCCCCTCGTCCGCCGCATCACCGAACTGGCCGACGCCGACCACCGGCGGCTCGTCACCACCGCAAGCTGGCTGCGGGCCAACCCGTCGTCGGGCATGCTGCTGCGCCAGCTACCCATCGAGGGCATCGACACCAAGTGGCTGCAACGCCATGCACCGCTGGTTCTCGCGCTGCTCGGTGACGATCCGGACGCCAGCACCGCTGCCGACCCCGACACCGGGCCCGCCTCCGGGCCCGGGCCTGACGCCGGGCCGAATCCCGGGCCCGGGTCCGACGCCGGTACCGGCGATGCCGGCGCGACCGCCGACGACACCGGCGCGGGCGCCACGGCGCGGCTCCGGCTGTACCGACGGCTCGGCCTGCGCGTGCCCCCAGAGCTCATCCAGGTCGCGGTCCTCGATCCCGAGCTCCGGCACCAGATCGGCGGGATGCGCCACTTGGCCGCCAGTACCGACGACCTCAACCGCTGGGAGCAGACACCGGACACCGTCGTCATCCTGGAGGCCAAGGAGACCGGCTACGCCGTCACGACCGACCACCCCGGCGCGGTCATCCTGCACGGACAGGGGTTCAGCGTCGCCGCCTACGCCCGCATCGGCTGGGTCCGCACCGCCCGCCGGGTCATCTACTGGGGCGACCTCGATCTGCCCGGGCTGCACTTCGTCGACGATCTGCGCGGCCACGGCATCGACGCCCGCACCATTCTCACCGATCGGGCGACGCTGGACCGCTACCGGCACCTCGCCGTGGACGGTGCCGGCACGACCCGCTCGAGCCTGCCGCACCTCACCCCGGACGAGATGGCTCTGTACCGCCACCTCGCCGAGCATGCCGCCGCCACCGGCACCGGGCTGCTGCTGGAACAGGAACGAATCCTCTGGCCCGATGCCTACCGGGCCCTGGTCGAGGCGATGGCATCCCCGTCCGAACCCGCTGCCGCACGGCCGTGA
- a CDS encoding L-rhamnose mutarotase, which yields MARAAFVLTIRPDKVEQYLAAHREVWPEMRAALREAGFRNYSIHLSGRQAFGYFEADDPAAALAAMAETEVNARWQDRMAELLEQRVDDDGPGLLPEIFRLD from the coding sequence ATGGCGCGGGCTGCGTTCGTGCTGACGATCCGGCCGGACAAGGTCGAGCAGTACCTGGCGGCGCACCGGGAGGTGTGGCCGGAGATGCGGGCCGCGCTGCGCGAAGCGGGGTTCCGCAACTACTCGATCCACCTGTCCGGACGGCAGGCGTTCGGCTACTTCGAGGCCGACGACCCGGCGGCGGCGTTGGCGGCGATGGCCGAGACCGAGGTCAACGCCCGCTGGCAGGACCGGATGGCCGAGCTTCTGGAGCAGCGGGTCGACGACGACGGCCCCGGCCTGCTCCCCGAGATCTTCCGCCTCGACTGA
- a CDS encoding nucleoside triphosphate pyrophosphohydrolase family protein — protein MDLDDYQRGALHTAAPRDKKNELLHLVLGLVGESGEVAEKFKKWVRDADSDESRIDRADIAKELGDVLWYVAVLADYLDLSLDDIAAGNLAKLASRQRRGVLGGTGDNR, from the coding sequence ATGGACCTGGACGACTACCAGCGGGGCGCCCTGCATACCGCGGCTCCCCGTGACAAGAAGAACGAGCTGCTGCACCTGGTGCTCGGGTTGGTCGGGGAGTCGGGGGAGGTCGCGGAGAAGTTCAAGAAGTGGGTCCGCGACGCCGACAGCGACGAGTCGCGAATCGACCGGGCCGACATCGCCAAGGAACTCGGCGACGTGCTCTGGTACGTGGCGGTGCTCGCCGACTACCTCGACCTGTCGCTGGACGACATCGCCGCGGGCAACCTGGCGAAGCTCGCCAGCCGGCAACGCCGCGGTGTCCTCGGCGGTACCGGCGACAACCGCTGA
- a CDS encoding ATP-binding protein, protein MSDRARTIHLGQVRLTRLQVINWATFTGYKDFPIDERGVLFTGPSGSGKSSLMDAHSLVLLPTHDQRFNASADLSARGAKQATRSVADYVRGAWSETNDANAQARTRYLRGGKATWSAVAATYDDGLGAVTTAVVVKWFTGAETDNASLKSLFHLYEGDFELTALTGWADRGFDTRWLRATFACTHCDGPVRFSRELSRRIGLANSSMALSLLGKAKAMKNVGDLNLFIRENMLDEPATFAAATDMLDTFTPLNDAYETARRAHAQERALHDLPDAWQRYQQSEQRQTMADELLGAPLDHYLRAVQLQAARAALDEIDDTIERLDTELSEANTEVEQASERYQSLEAQLRRDGSILSELQTQLRAAQGEAQARRRAYQSFTGLVEQVEQPAPTNRQEFDEFHTRLGSLVSTAARERTQLAGRRHAVFAAAATARDRHQGKEAELAGLRSARSLIPPRQRERRELIAHGAQIPADDLAFAAELIDVADGEERWRPAAEKVLRGFGLRLLVPARHQQAVMRFVDEHDMRGVVEYSIVSPVTAAAPQPAAETLAGKLTVDADHPSGRWLAAQLAKRFQHVCVESARELEPHPIAVTVHGTVKQPGNVFRKDDRPELTSRSSYILGANTAAKIAAIEDELAALDERRRAAQAEADQLDGRWAALDRIGRCGAQLAEHTDWDQLDHWSAGQRADELADRLAEVRANNANLQLLEKRRDEARQQWEDLVDQRATLKNQLSGHNARQQALVEILDAEADRPHEIDDSARGYLDEALAATEVDVDPGNVNPARTALRRELQSRREAANAERMHARTRVKSAIDRFCEQWPDSAPDTSGDVDAAGADFAALHADIRQRRLPQAMDRFQQMISEDMVPSISVLQRAIENATDDIRRRVDMVNNGLRRVEFNTGRYLQIAYKAARSADVREFRTMVDTLLSQAPAARGNATKLLAQFQRVQKLMGQFTADTAEARAWRRNVLDVRTSYSFYGQEVDGDGEIHYTYRNTSSNSGGEQEKLVAFCLAAALSYNLADPDGDGLPVFAPLMLDEAFSKSDEEFSRQALAAFDDFGFQLVIAAPIRMAGILEPFIGQAILVDKRLLPHGAQSDAATATFGELITRAEHHDDARATA, encoded by the coding sequence ATGAGTGACCGGGCTCGGACCATCCACCTCGGTCAGGTGCGGCTGACCCGGCTGCAGGTGATCAACTGGGCGACCTTCACCGGCTACAAGGACTTCCCGATCGACGAGCGCGGCGTGCTGTTCACCGGCCCGTCCGGTTCCGGCAAGTCGTCGCTGATGGACGCGCACTCGCTGGTGCTGCTGCCCACCCACGACCAGCGGTTCAACGCCTCGGCCGATCTGAGCGCACGGGGCGCCAAGCAGGCCACCCGCAGCGTCGCCGACTACGTGCGTGGCGCCTGGTCGGAGACCAACGACGCCAACGCCCAGGCCCGCACCCGGTACCTGCGGGGCGGCAAGGCGACGTGGTCGGCGGTGGCGGCCACCTACGACGACGGGCTTGGCGCGGTCACCACCGCGGTGGTGGTCAAGTGGTTCACCGGCGCCGAGACCGACAACGCGTCGCTCAAGTCGCTGTTCCACCTGTACGAAGGGGACTTCGAACTCACCGCGCTGACCGGCTGGGCCGACCGCGGCTTCGACACCCGCTGGCTGCGCGCCACGTTCGCCTGCACGCACTGCGACGGGCCGGTCAGGTTCTCCCGCGAGCTGTCCCGTCGCATCGGGCTGGCCAACTCCAGCATGGCGCTGTCGCTGTTGGGCAAGGCGAAGGCGATGAAGAACGTCGGCGACCTGAACCTGTTCATCCGGGAGAACATGCTCGACGAACCGGCGACGTTCGCCGCCGCCACCGACATGCTCGACACCTTCACCCCGCTCAACGACGCGTACGAGACGGCCCGGCGCGCGCACGCCCAGGAGAGGGCGCTGCACGACCTGCCCGACGCGTGGCAGCGCTACCAGCAGTCCGAACAACGCCAGACGATGGCCGACGAGCTGCTCGGCGCCCCGCTCGACCACTACCTGCGGGCCGTCCAGCTGCAGGCCGCGCGGGCCGCGCTGGACGAGATCGACGACACGATCGAACGGCTCGACACCGAGCTGTCCGAGGCGAACACCGAGGTCGAGCAGGCGTCCGAGCGCTACCAGTCGCTGGAGGCGCAGCTGCGCCGCGACGGATCGATCCTCAGCGAGCTGCAGACCCAGCTGCGCGCCGCGCAGGGCGAAGCGCAGGCCCGGCGGCGCGCGTACCAGAGCTTCACCGGCCTGGTCGAGCAGGTGGAGCAGCCGGCACCGACCAACCGGCAGGAGTTCGACGAGTTCCACACCCGGCTGGGCAGCCTGGTGTCCACCGCCGCCCGCGAACGTACCCAGCTCGCCGGCCGGCGGCACGCGGTGTTCGCCGCGGCCGCGACCGCCCGCGACCGGCACCAGGGCAAGGAGGCCGAACTGGCGGGGCTGCGCTCGGCGCGGTCGCTCATCCCGCCCCGGCAGCGCGAGCGCCGCGAGCTGATCGCGCACGGGGCGCAGATTCCCGCCGACGACCTGGCGTTCGCCGCGGAGCTGATCGACGTCGCCGACGGCGAGGAACGGTGGCGGCCGGCGGCCGAGAAGGTGCTGCGCGGCTTCGGGCTGCGCCTGCTGGTGCCGGCCCGCCACCAGCAGGCGGTGATGCGGTTCGTCGACGAGCACGACATGCGCGGCGTCGTCGAGTACAGCATCGTCAGCCCCGTCACCGCCGCGGCGCCACAACCGGCCGCCGAAACGCTCGCCGGCAAGCTGACCGTCGACGCCGACCACCCCAGCGGCAGGTGGCTGGCGGCCCAGCTCGCCAAGCGGTTCCAGCACGTGTGCGTCGAGTCGGCCCGGGAGCTGGAACCGCACCCGATCGCGGTCACCGTGCACGGCACCGTCAAGCAGCCCGGCAACGTCTTCCGCAAGGACGACCGGCCCGAGCTGACCAGCCGCTCCTCGTACATCCTGGGCGCCAACACGGCCGCCAAGATCGCCGCGATCGAGGACGAGCTGGCCGCCCTCGACGAGCGCCGCCGCGCCGCGCAGGCCGAAGCCGACCAGCTGGACGGGCGGTGGGCGGCGCTGGACCGCATCGGCCGCTGCGGTGCCCAGCTGGCCGAGCACACCGACTGGGACCAGCTCGACCACTGGAGCGCCGGGCAGCGGGCCGATGAGCTGGCCGACCGGCTGGCCGAGGTGCGTGCCAACAACGCCAACCTGCAGCTGCTGGAGAAGCGCCGCGACGAGGCCAGGCAGCAGTGGGAGGACCTGGTGGACCAGCGCGCCACCCTGAAGAACCAGCTGTCCGGGCACAACGCCCGCCAGCAGGCGCTGGTCGAGATCCTCGACGCCGAAGCCGACCGGCCGCACGAGATCGACGACAGCGCCCGCGGCTACCTCGACGAGGCGCTCGCCGCGACCGAGGTCGACGTCGACCCGGGAAACGTCAACCCGGCCAGGACCGCGTTGCGCCGCGAGCTGCAGAGCCGGCGGGAGGCGGCCAACGCCGAGCGCATGCACGCCCGTACCAGAGTGAAGAGCGCGATCGACCGGTTCTGCGAGCAGTGGCCCGACTCGGCCCCGGACACCAGCGGCGATGTCGACGCCGCCGGCGCGGACTTCGCCGCACTGCACGCCGACATCAGGCAACGCCGGCTACCCCAGGCGATGGACCGGTTCCAGCAGATGATCAGCGAGGACATGGTGCCGTCGATCAGCGTGCTGCAACGGGCCATCGAGAACGCCACCGACGACATCCGGCGCCGCGTCGACATGGTCAACAACGGGCTGCGCCGGGTCGAGTTCAACACCGGCCGGTACCTGCAGATCGCCTACAAGGCCGCTCGATCCGCCGACGTGCGCGAGTTCCGCACCATGGTCGACACGCTGCTGAGCCAGGCGCCGGCCGCCCGCGGCAACGCGACCAAGCTGCTCGCCCAGTTCCAGCGGGTGCAGAAGCTGATGGGGCAGTTCACCGCCGACACCGCCGAAGCCCGCGCCTGGCGGCGCAACGTACTGGACGTGCGCACCAGCTACAGCTTTTACGGCCAGGAGGTCGACGGGGACGGCGAGATCCACTACACGTACCGCAACACCTCGTCCAACTCCGGCGGCGAGCAGGAGAAGCTCGTCGCGTTCTGCCTGGCCGCCGCGCTGAGCTACAACCTTGCCGACCCGGACGGCGACGGGCTGCCCGTGTTCGCGCCGCTGATGCTCGACGAGGCGTTCAGCAAGTCCGACGAGGAGTTCTCCCGGCAGGCGCTCGCCGCGTTCGACGACTTCGGCTTCCAGCTGGTGATCGCCGCACCGATCCGGATGGCCGGCATCCTCGAACCGTTCATCGGGCAGGCCATCCTGGTCGACAAGCGGCTGTTGCCGCACGGCGCCCAGTCCGACGCCGCCACCGCCACCTTCGGCGAGCTGATCACCCGGGCCGAACATCACGACGACGCCCGTGCCACCGCCTGA
- a CDS encoding DUF4190 domain-containing protein: MSQPPYGQGPGGPGMPPPPPGMGGQPADTSGNALNIISLVAGIVSIVLCCFYAGIWGGVPAIILGVLGRKKADNGQATNKTLGTVGLILGIIGAVYFVVQIILLVSGVSMNLAKQLQNQT; the protein is encoded by the coding sequence ATGTCGCAACCCCCGTACGGGCAGGGCCCCGGTGGCCCCGGCATGCCGCCGCCACCGCCCGGCATGGGCGGCCAGCCGGCCGACACCAGCGGCAACGCGTTGAACATCATCTCGCTGGTCGCCGGCATCGTGTCGATCGTCCTCTGCTGCTTCTACGCCGGCATCTGGGGCGGCGTGCCCGCCATCATTCTCGGCGTGCTGGGCCGCAAGAAGGCCGACAACGGGCAGGCGACCAACAAGACCCTGGGCACCGTCGGCCTGATCCTCGGCATCATCGGTGCGGTGTACTTCGTCGTCCAGATCATCCTGCTGGTGTCCGGCGTCAGCATGAACCTGGCGAAGCAGCTGCAGAACCAGACCTGA
- a CDS encoding VOC family protein — protein MANRWIGVTVDCLDVQRVARFWSVLLDRPEGPSMPGWVYLGHVDDAQPRLVFQPVTEPKQGKVRLHLDVLVDDIDAGIAQVVSLGGRFTGERHDYDEGVVVVMADPEGNEFCLSQFY, from the coding sequence ATGGCGAACCGTTGGATCGGCGTCACGGTCGACTGTCTCGACGTGCAGCGGGTGGCGCGCTTCTGGAGCGTGCTGCTCGACCGGCCTGAGGGGCCGTCCATGCCCGGCTGGGTGTACCTGGGACACGTCGACGACGCGCAGCCTCGGCTGGTCTTCCAGCCCGTCACCGAGCCGAAGCAGGGCAAGGTACGGCTGCATCTCGACGTGCTGGTCGACGACATCGACGCGGGGATCGCGCAGGTCGTCTCGCTCGGCGGCCGGTTCACCGGCGAGCGCCACGACTACGACGAGGGTGTCGTCGTCGTGATGGCCGACCCGGAGGGCAACGAGTTCTGCCTGTCCCAGTTCTACTGA
- a CDS encoding membrane protein produces MPTSIDTSIDTGAQIDVASGSTGLRNLYYVRFGFAIVWAGLVVLVASTLNPASIGLLVIYPLFDAAAAVIDFRTSGTSRPRTPLYLNMALSFLTFLGLAAAATSGIPSVLTVWGAWAITAGIVQLVVAILRRRLGGQWAMILSGAISVVAGASFVLQAGGKASSLTNIAGYATLGGIFFLVSAIRLHRRATLRK; encoded by the coding sequence ATGCCCACATCGATCGACACGTCCATCGACACCGGCGCACAGATCGACGTCGCCAGCGGTAGCACAGGGTTGCGAAACCTCTACTATGTGCGGTTCGGGTTCGCGATCGTCTGGGCCGGGCTGGTCGTGCTCGTCGCCTCCACGCTCAACCCGGCCAGCATCGGCCTGCTGGTGATCTACCCACTGTTCGACGCCGCCGCCGCGGTGATCGACTTCCGCACCTCCGGTACCAGCCGGCCGCGCACCCCGCTGTATCTCAACATGGCGCTGAGCTTCCTCACCTTCCTCGGCCTGGCCGCCGCGGCCACCTCGGGCATACCGAGCGTGCTGACGGTGTGGGGCGCCTGGGCGATCACCGCGGGCATCGTGCAACTGGTCGTCGCGATCCTGCGCCGTCGGCTCGGTGGCCAGTGGGCGATGATCCTCAGCGGCGCGATCTCCGTCGTCGCCGGCGCAAGCTTCGTCCTGCAGGCCGGCGGGAAGGCCTCGTCGCTGACCAACATCGCCGGGTACGCCACCCTGGGCGGGATCTTCTTCCTCGTCTCGGCGATCCGCCTGCACCGCCGCGCCACCTTGCGGAAGTGA
- a CDS encoding TetR/AcrR family transcriptional regulator — MSQARDRLLRTATELFYAEGIHAVGVDRVIAVAQVTRATLYRHFASKDDLVVAYLTAADEAIRARTAAARAKDAPPEDIVREIGQHIADDIQGQGFRGCAFLNAAAEYPDPAHPVHQAVLKHRQWFLDTVTELLAATGETDPDAAARHFVMLRDGAMAAGCLTDPKPIGETFLLGVEGLLHSRNGRRPPAKR; from the coding sequence ATGTCGCAGGCACGGGACCGGCTGCTGCGAACGGCGACCGAGCTGTTCTACGCCGAGGGCATCCACGCCGTCGGCGTCGACCGCGTCATCGCCGTCGCGCAGGTCACCCGCGCCACGCTGTACCGGCACTTTGCGAGCAAGGACGACCTCGTCGTCGCGTACCTGACCGCCGCCGACGAGGCGATCCGCGCGCGCACCGCCGCCGCTCGGGCGAAGGACGCCCCGCCGGAGGACATCGTGCGCGAGATCGGGCAGCACATCGCCGACGACATCCAGGGCCAGGGCTTCCGCGGCTGCGCGTTTCTCAACGCGGCCGCCGAGTACCCCGATCCGGCCCATCCGGTGCACCAGGCGGTCCTGAAGCACCGGCAGTGGTTCCTGGACACGGTCACCGAGCTGCTCGCCGCCACCGGCGAGACCGACCCGGACGCCGCCGCCCGGCACTTCGTGATGCTGCGCGACGGAGCCATGGCCGCCGGCTGCCTCACCGACCCGAAACCGATCGGCGAGACGTTCCTGCTCGGCGTCGAAGGGCTGCTTCACTCCCGCAACGGCCGGCGTCCGCCGGCGAAGCGCTAG
- a CDS encoding discoidin domain-containing protein, whose translation MTTLPVQTGLSRRGLLRAAGTAGALAVALPYVAPDRAAATTASARQRLAADEVARTYHRVLLRHTRWAETQWDGSAGHYLAKDFSFAVVLGNAVLLTRDGYDADLAGVDSETLRQHTVATLSHFAASNRLLGGTEWGRTLFFDTTFQLYFQLAGRLLWDELDAQTRANLDLIARRQADYTVSLGSGDDPLSGSWTPHGLSGGWVGDTKLEEMGVYAQSIAPALAWAPDAAGAADWRDWYARWSRNETGHPAADHANPTVVDGARVSSNTAHNLYDTFLVENHGSFGPHYQCELWRTSGRNGIHFIAAGQPMPAVLAEQPNGDRLWRSILAVMSDAGEPLMPMVADREHLYGRDVIPIAFLAQVLGDRRAAWAEQALAARLDAYQDYPPQYRITKFSGEPKYEPEARAEVAISYLLHEWRAREGAPVAPLSAAEVFADASGVIDFGTGPGLVAHQSPAAWAGAVSKPGFAKFAWQPGHDDWLFVLSGTTPMFLPATGATVRNRTVATYLRARNGFDASAVVLGFDAGRAGFASLPGGSVVYASSGVAAGEGHLEVHNLTMPGVPGLDGDRTYTAAEGGVTVPANDDSSGAARVDTVTFDRTSARWVRMLGVTPDPRYGYSIIELAVRDGAGANLAQGKATSASSADTGHAAGYATDGDDTTRWAVSRADRPRADSWLAVDLGGVAEFDRVRIDWEAAAGRAYRIQASADGESWTDVASYPHPDLSSSGGWLNVDGRAGLVVRGTDHPITVQGNVITLADGPAAPLLVEGRPGLDDAATRKAAADPAPSTDTDGLASSLAEGYLSVFNLTGARLAGTVTIPARDTAVPVFAGTQTTTAAGTAYQVELAAGSAAVLAPWFTVEPLGGRRLPAGLVVEVADAHRLRLHGPSGPVRVRSRSGADRVVVVGAHRTDVVFGSVPAYPIADLALGRVTFPTSPLPDGMTDPAAAVDGSDATAWTPGRAGRMVVDLGGAESLGAIELHWMPGRPPAATVSTSTDGLSYEQVARLRAGQRRAELSGTARYVAVSVPGWRHGDAHLRQLVLRPH comes from the coding sequence ATGACAACGTTGCCAGTGCAGACCGGCCTGAGCCGCCGCGGGCTCCTGCGGGCGGCCGGCACGGCCGGTGCGCTCGCCGTCGCATTGCCTTACGTTGCACCGGATCGCGCCGCGGCCACGACCGCCAGCGCGCGGCAACGGCTCGCCGCCGACGAGGTCGCGCGCACCTACCATCGGGTACTGCTCCGGCACACTCGGTGGGCCGAGACGCAGTGGGACGGGAGCGCCGGGCACTACCTGGCGAAGGACTTCTCGTTCGCGGTCGTGCTCGGCAATGCGGTGTTGCTGACTCGTGATGGTTACGACGCGGACCTCGCCGGCGTCGACTCCGAGACCTTGCGGCAACACACGGTTGCGACGCTGTCGCACTTCGCTGCGTCGAACCGGCTCCTCGGCGGTACCGAGTGGGGCAGGACGCTGTTCTTCGACACCACCTTCCAGCTCTACTTCCAGCTGGCCGGGCGGCTGCTGTGGGACGAGCTCGACGCGCAGACCCGGGCCAACCTCGACCTCATCGCCCGGCGGCAGGCCGACTACACCGTCTCGCTGGGCAGCGGCGACGACCCGCTGTCCGGATCGTGGACACCGCACGGGTTGTCCGGCGGCTGGGTCGGCGACACCAAGCTGGAGGAGATGGGCGTCTACGCGCAGTCGATCGCGCCCGCGCTGGCCTGGGCGCCGGACGCGGCAGGCGCGGCGGACTGGCGCGACTGGTACGCGCGGTGGAGCCGCAACGAGACCGGCCACCCGGCGGCCGACCACGCCAACCCCACGGTGGTCGACGGTGCGCGGGTGTCGAGCAACACCGCGCACAACCTGTACGACACGTTCCTGGTGGAGAACCACGGCTCGTTCGGGCCGCACTACCAGTGCGAGCTGTGGCGCACCTCCGGCCGCAACGGCATCCACTTCATCGCCGCCGGCCAACCGATGCCGGCCGTACTGGCCGAGCAGCCGAACGGGGACCGGTTGTGGCGCAGCATTCTCGCGGTGATGAGCGACGCGGGTGAGCCGCTGATGCCGATGGTCGCCGACCGGGAACACCTGTACGGCCGGGACGTCATCCCGATCGCGTTCCTGGCGCAGGTGCTGGGCGACCGGCGGGCGGCGTGGGCCGAGCAGGCGCTCGCCGCCCGGCTCGACGCCTACCAGGACTATCCGCCGCAGTACCGGATCACGAAGTTCTCCGGTGAACCGAAGTACGAGCCGGAGGCGCGCGCCGAGGTGGCGATCAGCTACCTGCTGCACGAGTGGCGGGCTCGGGAGGGCGCACCGGTGGCGCCGTTGTCGGCGGCCGAGGTGTTCGCCGACGCGTCCGGCGTCATCGACTTCGGTACCGGGCCGGGCCTGGTGGCACACCAGTCGCCGGCGGCGTGGGCGGGCGCGGTCAGCAAGCCCGGCTTCGCCAAGTTCGCCTGGCAGCCGGGCCACGACGACTGGCTGTTCGTCCTCAGCGGTACGACCCCGATGTTCCTGCCTGCCACCGGCGCCACGGTGCGCAACCGCACCGTCGCCACCTACCTCCGGGCCCGGAACGGGTTCGACGCCAGCGCGGTGGTGCTCGGCTTCGACGCCGGCCGGGCCGGGTTCGCCTCGCTGCCCGGCGGTTCGGTGGTGTACGCGTCCAGCGGTGTCGCCGCTGGCGAGGGGCACCTGGAGGTCCACAACCTCACCATGCCGGGCGTGCCCGGTCTCGACGGTGACCGTACCTACACCGCCGCCGAGGGCGGTGTGACCGTGCCGGCGAACGACGACTCGTCCGGTGCGGCCCGGGTCGACACCGTCACGTTCGACCGGACGAGTGCGCGCTGGGTACGGATGCTCGGTGTCACCCCGGATCCCCGCTACGGCTACTCCATCATCGAGCTCGCCGTGCGGGACGGCGCCGGCGCGAACCTGGCGCAGGGCAAGGCGACGAGCGCGTCGTCGGCGGACACCGGGCACGCCGCCGGGTACGCCACCGATGGCGACGACACGACCCGCTGGGCGGTGTCCCGGGCCGACCGGCCGCGGGCCGACAGCTGGCTCGCGGTCGACCTGGGCGGGGTGGCCGAATTCGACCGGGTGAGGATCGACTGGGAGGCAGCGGCCGGCCGCGCCTACCGCATCCAGGCGTCCGCCGACGGCGAGAGCTGGACCGACGTGGCGAGCTACCCGCACCCCGACCTGTCCAGCAGCGGCGGCTGGCTGAACGTCGACGGCCGCGCCGGGCTCGTCGTCCGCGGCACCGACCACCCGATCACTGTGCAGGGCAACGTGATCACGCTCGCCGACGGCCCGGCCGCGCCGCTGCTGGTGGAGGGCCGTCCCGGGCTGGACGACGCCGCCACCCGGAAGGCGGCCGCCGACCCGGCGCCGTCCACCGACACCGACGGGCTGGCGTCGAGCCTCGCCGAGGGGTACCTCAGCGTGTTCAACCTGACCGGTGCCCGCCTGGCCGGGACCGTGACGATTCCGGCGCGGGACACCGCGGTACCGGTGTTCGCCGGGACGCAGACCACGACCGCGGCCGGCACCGCGTACCAGGTCGAGCTCGCGGCCGGCAGCGCCGCGGTACTCGCGCCGTGGTTCACCGTCGAGCCGCTCGGCGGGCGCCGGCTGCCGGCGGGGCTGGTCGTCGAGGTGGCCGACGCGCACCGGCTGCGGCTGCACGGGCCGTCGGGTCCGGTACGGGTGCGCAGCCGCAGCGGTGCCGACCGGGTCGTCGTGGTCGGCGCGCACCGCACCGACGTGGTGTTCGGCTCGGTCCCGGCGTACCCGATCGCCGATCTGGCGTTGGGCCGCGTGACGTTCCCGACCAGCCCGCTGCCGGACGGCATGACCGATCCGGCCGCCGCCGTGGACGGCAGCGACGCGACGGCGTGGACGCCCGGCCGTGCCGGTCGGATGGTGGTCGACCTGGGCGGCGCCGAGTCGCTGGGCGCGATCGAGCTGCACTGGATGCCCGGTCGTCCGCCGGCCGCCACCGTGTCGACCAGCACCGACGGCCTGTCGTACGAGCAGGTTGCCCGGCTGCGCGCCGGCCAGCGCCGGGCCGAGCTGTCCGGTACGGCCCGCTACGTGGCCGTCTCGGTGCCGGGCTGGCGGCACGGCGACGCGCACCTCCGCCAGCTCGTGCTCCGGCCGCACTGA